The Lacipirellula parvula genome window below encodes:
- a CDS encoding sugar phosphate isomerase/epimerase family protein, translated as MKFGMNLLLWTAHLDDSILPVLDRLKKMGYDGVEVPMFELNEEFYGKWGKRLDDAGLERTAVTVRTDADNPVSPDAAIRAKGVAGNKLAVDCCEALGAVTMCGPFHSALGSFSGAGPTKDEWKWGVETMREVAEHAAKTGVTLTVEAVNRFECYMMNCMQDAARFVQDVAHPRCKLMYDTFHSNIEEKNIPAAIATAAPHLGHVHISENDRSTPGKGNVRWAENFDALAKTGYDGWMVVEAFGLAMPEVAAATKIWRRMYESEDQLASDALAFMKSETTKRRG; from the coding sequence ATGAAGTTCGGCATGAACCTGCTGCTGTGGACCGCCCACCTCGACGATTCGATTCTGCCGGTGCTCGATCGGCTGAAGAAGATGGGCTACGACGGCGTCGAAGTCCCCATGTTCGAACTCAATGAGGAGTTTTACGGCAAGTGGGGCAAGCGGCTCGACGACGCCGGCCTTGAGCGTACCGCGGTCACCGTGCGAACCGACGCCGACAATCCGGTGAGCCCCGACGCCGCGATTCGCGCGAAGGGCGTGGCGGGCAATAAGCTCGCGGTTGATTGTTGCGAAGCGCTCGGCGCCGTCACCATGTGCGGCCCGTTCCACTCGGCGCTCGGCAGCTTCAGTGGCGCCGGCCCGACGAAGGATGAGTGGAAGTGGGGCGTCGAAACGATGCGCGAGGTCGCCGAGCACGCCGCCAAGACGGGCGTGACGCTCACGGTCGAGGCCGTCAACCGCTTCGAGTGCTACATGATGAACTGCATGCAGGACGCGGCCCGCTTCGTGCAAGACGTGGCTCATCCCCGCTGCAAGCTGATGTACGACACGTTCCACTCGAACATCGAAGAAAAGAACATCCCCGCCGCGATCGCCACGGCGGCGCCACACCTGGGCCATGTGCACATCTCGGAAAACGACCGCAGCACGCCCGGCAAAGGGAACGTCCGCTGGGCGGAGAACTTCGACGCGTTGGCGAAGACGGGGTACGACGGCTGGATGGTCGTCGAAGCGTTCGGTTTGGCGATGCCGGAAGTCGCCGCCGCCACGAAGATTTGGCGGCGGATGTACGAGAGCGAAGACCAACTCGCGAGCGATGCGCTGGCGTTTATGAAGAGCGAGACGACGAAACGTCGGGGCTAG
- a CDS encoding DUF7453 family protein, with translation MKLRIVHILLVAALTNLPAIAADRIVAQTGDSAPGTTGQFSTFFITADGPSPPVLNNAGRVAFSATLTNNFGGVTAPNDTGVWSDGGGALALVAREGSAAPGGPAGALFRRAANPVINSSGAVAFGGLLRENVAGVTLDSNSGIWSNAGGPLQMIAREGTQAVDTPAGVDFATLIDLTLNNAGQTAFRGTVRGAGVDATNEPGIWAQNESLLHLVARGGQHAAGTPAGTSFKSFFNSHPSMNQNGAIAFRASIQGTGVGSGNDVGIWARRNNALSLVAREGSQAAGLEAGRLHRYFATDPVLNASGTMAYVSQTWKTNAYDYPVIYVENDGVATPVVRSGDVAPGSTWNTSFFDFSSLLLNNRGDIAFQSLLSSGMESIWVRKQGSLQRLALQGTLAPGADGASFLSFSDLAFNNAGQVAFVATLSGSGIYEWNDAGIWASTPAGELRLVAVEEQSWDSFDLFSSLDGLFFEGGSGNGDGQRSGFNDRGELAYLATYSSGGNRLIVSDKVALSPVDFDGNGAVDGGDFLAWQRGYGKTTGALPAHGDANGDGDVDAADLAAWRNAFGSANAANVMNAVPEPATGALVGLGAIGLLVGAAQRRNGVLPN, from the coding sequence ATGAAGCTCCGCATTGTTCATATTCTTCTGGTCGCTGCACTGACGAACTTGCCAGCCATCGCGGCTGATCGAATCGTTGCTCAAACAGGCGACTCAGCCCCCGGGACCACGGGCCAATTCTCCACGTTCTTCATCACCGCCGACGGGCCGTCGCCCCCAGTTCTCAACAACGCCGGCCGAGTCGCCTTCTCCGCCACGCTGACGAACAACTTCGGCGGCGTGACCGCGCCGAATGACACTGGCGTCTGGTCGGATGGCGGCGGCGCGCTCGCCCTCGTCGCGCGTGAAGGATCGGCCGCGCCCGGCGGTCCCGCTGGCGCGCTCTTCCGCCGCGCCGCCAATCCGGTGATCAATTCCTCAGGCGCCGTCGCCTTCGGCGGCCTCCTACGCGAGAACGTGGCAGGAGTCACCCTGGATAGCAACAGCGGCATCTGGTCGAACGCAGGCGGCCCCCTCCAGATGATTGCTCGCGAGGGAACGCAAGCCGTCGACACGCCGGCAGGCGTCGATTTCGCGACGCTCATCGATCTCACCTTGAACAACGCCGGGCAAACCGCGTTTCGCGGCACGGTTCGCGGCGCCGGCGTGGATGCGACCAACGAACCTGGCATCTGGGCACAGAACGAGAGCTTGCTGCACCTCGTCGCGCGCGGCGGCCAGCATGCAGCCGGGACGCCAGCGGGCACGAGCTTTAAGTCGTTCTTCAATAGCCACCCATCGATGAACCAGAACGGAGCAATCGCGTTCCGCGCCTCGATTCAAGGAACAGGCGTCGGCTCCGGCAACGACGTTGGCATCTGGGCGCGGCGGAACAACGCCCTTTCACTGGTAGCCCGCGAAGGGAGTCAAGCGGCCGGGCTCGAAGCGGGAAGATTGCATCGGTACTTCGCAACAGATCCCGTGCTGAATGCTTCAGGCACGATGGCGTACGTCTCGCAGACGTGGAAGACAAACGCGTACGACTATCCTGTCATCTACGTCGAAAATGACGGCGTCGCGACGCCAGTGGTTCGAAGCGGCGATGTTGCGCCGGGGTCAACGTGGAATACAAGCTTCTTTGACTTTTCTTCACTACTGCTTAATAACCGAGGCGATATTGCTTTCCAAAGCCTACTCAGCAGTGGCATGGAAAGCATTTGGGTCCGCAAGCAGGGAAGCTTGCAGAGATTGGCTCTCCAAGGAACGCTGGCTCCCGGCGCAGACGGTGCGTCGTTCCTCAGTTTCAGCGACTTGGCCTTCAACAACGCCGGCCAGGTCGCATTTGTGGCCACGCTGAGTGGATCAGGCATTTATGAATGGAATGATGCCGGAATCTGGGCGTCGACTCCGGCCGGGGAACTGCGCTTGGTTGCCGTGGAAGAACAGTCTTGGGACAGTTTTGATCTCTTTAGCTCACTCGATGGGCTTTTTTTCGAGGGCGGATCGGGCAATGGCGATGGCCAGCGCAGCGGATTCAATGATCGAGGCGAGCTCGCCTATCTCGCCACTTATTCTAGCGGCGGCAACCGGCTCATCGTTTCTGACAAGGTCGCTCTCTCGCCTGTCGATTTCGACGGCAACGGCGCAGTCGACGGCGGCGACTTCCTCGCATGGCAGCGCGGCTACGGCAAAACCACCGGCGCCTTGCCCGCGCATGGCGACGCCAATGGCGACGGCGACGTTGACGCAGCCGACCTCGCGGCGTGGCGAAATGCGTTCGGCAGCGCGAACGCTGCGAACGTAATGAACGCCGTTCCCGAACCCGCGACCGGAGCGCTCGTGGGCCTCGGCGCCATCGGCCTTTTGGTCGGCGCAGCCCAACGTAGGAACGGGGTTCTCCCGAACTGA
- the serS gene encoding serine--tRNA ligase translates to MLDKRFILENAESVQQNCDARGMKADVARFVKLETECRSLQQEIEELSRQANVVSKSIGQAKDDAEREARKEEGRQLRESKEAKQADFDRIDAEAGAIYRSLPNMTHPESPRGGEDASRELRKGATQVTPMRFPVQDHVQLAEQHDLIDFEGAARIAGHGFYFLRNEAALLEMALQQYAVELLVKEGFTPTITPDLARGEILAGVGYIPRGPETQIYTVENFDLNLVATSEITLGGLYAGITIDADDLPIKLCGISHCFRTEAGAAGRASRGLYRVHQFTKVEMFAFTLPEQSEDMHNYFCELECEIFDGLGIPYRVLDIASGDLGGPAYRKFDLEAWMPGRGDGGEYGEVTSTSNCTDYQSRRLNIRYKTKGEKGTNFVHTLNGTAVAISRALIAIMENCQQPDGSILIPEVLRKWVGKDRIGGAEDDDE, encoded by the coding sequence ATGCTTGATAAGCGCTTTATTCTCGAGAATGCCGAATCTGTTCAGCAGAACTGCGACGCCCGCGGCATGAAGGCCGACGTGGCGCGGTTCGTAAAGCTCGAAACCGAATGCCGCTCGCTGCAGCAGGAAATCGAAGAGCTGTCGCGGCAGGCTAACGTCGTCAGCAAGTCGATCGGCCAAGCGAAGGATGATGCGGAGCGCGAAGCCCGTAAGGAAGAAGGCCGCCAGCTGCGGGAATCGAAGGAAGCGAAGCAGGCCGACTTCGACCGGATCGACGCCGAGGCGGGGGCGATCTACCGCAGCCTGCCGAACATGACGCACCCCGAGTCGCCCCGCGGCGGCGAGGATGCGAGTCGCGAGCTGCGGAAAGGCGCCACGCAGGTGACGCCCATGCGGTTCCCGGTGCAGGACCACGTCCAACTCGCCGAGCAGCACGACCTGATTGATTTCGAAGGCGCCGCCCGCATCGCCGGCCACGGGTTTTACTTCCTGCGGAACGAAGCGGCGCTGCTTGAAATGGCGCTGCAGCAGTACGCCGTCGAACTGCTCGTGAAGGAAGGGTTTACGCCGACGATCACCCCCGACCTCGCTCGCGGCGAGATTTTGGCCGGCGTCGGTTACATTCCGCGCGGGCCGGAAACGCAAATCTACACGGTCGAGAATTTCGACCTGAACCTGGTCGCGACTTCGGAGATCACACTCGGCGGGTTGTACGCCGGCATCACGATCGACGCCGACGACCTGCCGATCAAGCTTTGCGGAATCAGCCACTGCTTCCGCACCGAAGCGGGCGCCGCCGGGCGCGCCTCGCGCGGCCTCTACCGCGTCCACCAGTTCACGAAGGTCGAGATGTTCGCGTTCACGCTCCCTGAGCAGAGCGAGGACATGCACAATTACTTCTGCGAACTCGAGTGCGAAATCTTCGACGGCCTCGGCATCCCCTACCGCGTCCTCGACATCGCCTCGGGCGATCTCGGCGGGCCGGCCTACCGTAAGTTCGACCTCGAAGCCTGGATGCCAGGCCGCGGCGACGGCGGCGAGTATGGCGAAGTCACCAGCACGTCGAACTGCACTGACTACCAATCGCGGCGGCTCAACATCCGCTACAAGACGAAGGGTGAAAAGGGGACGAACTTTGTCCACACGCTCAACGGTACCGCGGTGGCGATCAGCCGAGCACTGATTGCGATCATGGAGAACTGCCAACAGCCCGACGGCTCAATCCTCATTCCCGAAGTCCTGCGGAAGTGGGTCGGGAAGGACCGCATCGGTGGCGCCGAAGACGATGACGAGTAG
- a CDS encoding tetratricopeptide repeat protein, protein MSTPAATAAPRRPWIVSPSWDLFYLVLTPLLIVPAVLVAARQWLSPEEIYLAVISFASLGHHLPGFMRAYGDRELFNRFRWRFLLAPPLILALALLFSPPASVAQALHLPWVHLHGLELILLVWGTWHGLMQTYGFMRIYDIRRGENDRTDARLDHALCLVIFAAGVLFSDTRMFGVASAMWQCGLPIFGPEALATVRWIVGGISAIVLALYAANLIARSRRGLPINWIKLLLAASTGWFYWYCGRLSTNLLIGIAMFEIYHAVQYSAIVWIYNRRLFEKAGERFGPLGFMFRDRATMLGIYLAAIAAYSSIRFVTAHAGDRMFSGDLDDARQWLIAAFVTSSFLHFYYDGFIWKVSERKTQDALVDAAAPAFENFVPAFLHAGKWAVLIAIAAMLIGAERMYARGETRQLAMLTALARLTPDVPEARKIAQQLDYASADEQYQQGLAALEKGDAAAAVAPLREAIRLDSKHFLAHLQLGDALLALNQPAAAVGAYHRAIQLQPEVAEARVGLAEALLKSGERDAAEQCLREGLEATPDSPELNLTLGILLRQTGRQAAAQPFLDRAAQLGLSP, encoded by the coding sequence GTGTCGACCCCAGCAGCCACCGCCGCCCCACGCCGCCCGTGGATCGTCTCCCCCTCGTGGGACCTGTTTTATCTGGTCCTCACGCCGCTGCTAATCGTCCCCGCCGTGCTGGTCGCCGCCCGCCAGTGGCTGAGCCCCGAAGAGATCTACCTGGCCGTCATTTCGTTCGCTTCGCTCGGGCACCACCTGCCCGGGTTCATGCGAGCCTACGGCGATCGTGAACTCTTCAATCGGTTCCGCTGGCGGTTCCTGCTCGCCCCGCCGCTAATCCTCGCGCTGGCGCTCCTGTTCAGCCCACCCGCCTCGGTAGCTCAGGCGCTCCATTTGCCGTGGGTTCACCTGCATGGCCTGGAGTTGATTCTCCTCGTTTGGGGAACCTGGCATGGGCTGATGCAAACCTACGGCTTCATGCGGATCTACGACATCCGCCGCGGCGAGAACGACCGTACCGATGCGAGGCTCGACCACGCCCTCTGCCTGGTGATCTTCGCCGCCGGCGTCCTCTTCAGCGATACCCGCATGTTCGGCGTCGCGAGTGCCATGTGGCAATGCGGCCTCCCAATCTTCGGCCCGGAGGCGCTCGCCACGGTCCGCTGGATCGTCGGCGGCATCTCCGCGATCGTCCTCGCTCTCTACGCAGCCAACTTGATCGCCCGCAGCCGCCGCGGCTTGCCGATCAACTGGATTAAGCTGCTGCTCGCCGCGTCGACTGGCTGGTTCTACTGGTACTGCGGTCGCCTGTCGACGAACCTCCTCATCGGCATCGCGATGTTCGAGATCTACCACGCGGTGCAGTACAGCGCGATCGTCTGGATCTACAATCGCCGGCTGTTTGAGAAAGCGGGCGAGCGCTTCGGCCCGCTCGGGTTCATGTTCCGCGATCGGGCGACGATGCTCGGCATCTACCTCGCCGCGATCGCCGCGTACAGTTCAATCCGCTTCGTCACCGCCCACGCCGGCGACCGGATGTTCAGCGGCGATCTCGACGACGCTCGCCAGTGGCTAATCGCCGCGTTCGTCACCTCGTCGTTCCTCCACTTTTACTATGACGGGTTCATCTGGAAGGTGAGCGAGCGAAAGACGCAGGACGCGCTCGTCGACGCCGCGGCGCCGGCATTCGAGAACTTCGTGCCGGCGTTCCTCCATGCCGGCAAATGGGCCGTGCTGATCGCGATCGCCGCGATGCTCATCGGCGCCGAACGGATGTACGCCCGCGGCGAGACTCGGCAGCTGGCGATGCTAACCGCCCTCGCCCGGCTGACGCCCGACGTTCCCGAAGCCCGCAAGATTGCGCAGCAGCTAGACTATGCCAGCGCGGACGAGCAGTATCAACAAGGGCTGGCCGCTTTGGAAAAGGGCGACGCGGCCGCGGCCGTGGCCCCGCTGCGCGAAGCGATCAGGCTCGACTCGAAGCACTTCCTGGCGCACCTCCAGCTCGGCGATGCGTTGCTCGCCCTCAATCAGCCAGCCGCCGCAGTCGGAGCGTATCACCGCGCCATTCAGCTGCAGCCGGAAGTCGCCGAAGCCCGCGTCGGCCTTGCCGAAGCGCTGCTCAAGTCGGGCGAGCGCGACGCGGCTGAACAATGCCTGCGCGAAGGGCTGGAAGCGACGCCCGACTCGCCGGAGCTGAACCTCACGCTCGGCATCTTGCTTAGGCAAACGGGGCGGCAGGCTGCGGCCCAACCCTTCCTCGACCGCGCGGCTCAGCTTGGATTGAGCCCTTAG
- a CDS encoding dipeptidase: MLDQTLEHIDAHRPKFEGDLMALLRIPSVSADPAFKGDVRRAADWLRDHLVKLGLTVHLIETNGHPIVYAESPPVPGAPVALVYGHYDVQPPDPLDEWQTPPFEPDVRDGKVFARGATDDKGQMLTHVKSIEAWLATAGKLPLQVKLLIEGEEEVGSEHLGDFLKENVERLACDCVVVSDTSQFAPGVPAITYGLRGIAYFELKLIGPKQDLHSGVFGGGVANPANALAKMLGALVDADGRVTIPGFYDDVADLTERERQEFAALPFDEAAFKSQLGVEHLAGEKGFSTIERRWARPTLDINGLTSGYQGAGAKTVLPAKATAKLSCRLVPNQDPHKVAAGLKKRLEELLPPGIKMKLVEHHGAPGVVFPLDSPYLQAAAVAVEKGFGRRPVFIREGGSIPIVNTFASLLNADVLLLGWGQNDDNPHSPNEKFSLDDFHRGTRASAALWQELAAIKK; encoded by the coding sequence GTGCTAGACCAGACGCTTGAGCATATCGACGCCCACCGCCCGAAGTTCGAGGGCGACCTGATGGCCCTGCTACGGATCCCGAGCGTTAGTGCGGATCCGGCCTTCAAGGGGGATGTCCGCCGAGCGGCCGATTGGCTCCGCGACCACTTGGTGAAGCTGGGGCTTACCGTCCACCTGATCGAAACGAACGGCCACCCGATCGTTTACGCCGAATCGCCCCCCGTGCCGGGCGCCCCAGTGGCGTTGGTGTACGGCCACTACGACGTCCAGCCGCCGGACCCGCTCGACGAATGGCAGACGCCGCCGTTCGAGCCCGATGTCCGCGACGGCAAGGTTTTCGCCCGCGGGGCGACCGACGATAAGGGGCAAATGCTGACCCATGTGAAGAGCATCGAGGCGTGGCTCGCCACCGCCGGCAAGTTGCCGCTGCAGGTGAAACTGCTGATCGAGGGCGAAGAGGAAGTCGGCAGCGAGCACCTCGGCGATTTCCTCAAAGAGAACGTCGAGCGACTGGCCTGCGATTGCGTCGTCGTCAGCGATACGAGCCAGTTCGCTCCCGGCGTACCGGCGATCACCTATGGCCTGCGCGGCATCGCTTACTTCGAGTTGAAGCTGATCGGCCCGAAGCAAGACCTCCACTCGGGCGTCTTTGGCGGCGGCGTCGCCAATCCGGCCAACGCCCTCGCGAAGATGCTCGGCGCCCTGGTGGACGCCGACGGGCGGGTGACGATCCCCGGGTTCTACGACGACGTGGCCGATCTCACGGAACGCGAACGCCAGGAATTCGCGGCGCTGCCGTTTGATGAAGCGGCGTTCAAGTCGCAGCTAGGCGTCGAGCACCTCGCCGGCGAAAAGGGGTTCAGCACGATCGAACGCCGCTGGGCCCGCCCGACGCTCGACATCAACGGCCTCACCAGCGGTTACCAAGGCGCCGGCGCCAAGACGGTGCTGCCGGCCAAGGCGACCGCCAAGCTGAGCTGCCGGCTAGTGCCGAACCAAGATCCCCACAAGGTGGCCGCGGGCTTAAAGAAGCGGCTCGAAGAATTGCTGCCGCCGGGGATCAAGATGAAGCTGGTCGAGCATCATGGCGCCCCCGGGGTGGTGTTCCCGCTCGATAGCCCCTACCTGCAAGCGGCGGCCGTCGCCGTGGAGAAGGGCTTCGGTCGCCGGCCCGTCTTCATCCGCGAAGGTGGTTCCATCCCGATCGTCAATACATTCGCATCGCTACTCAACGCCGACGTCCTGCTGCTGGGCTGGGGACAGAACGACGACAATCCCCATAGCCCAAACGAAAAGTTCTCGCTCGACGACTTCCACCGCGGCACGCGTGCGAGCGCGGCGCTGTGGCAGGAGTTGGCGGCGATTAAGAAATAA
- a CDS encoding PQQ-binding-like beta-propeller repeat protein — protein sequence MRYFSLLALLSGSLYASVCSAEGHRLATQGNDRLAIVAPDGSIEREKPWGGIHDIHRLPNGHFMVQRGGAEVVEIDPANGHIVWSYDSAKQGGNDGKPVEVHSFQPLPDGKLMIAESGPARIIEIDREGKIEKTIPLKVEHPHPHTDTRLVRKLDDGHYLVCHEGDGMVREYDGDGKIVWEYEVPMFDKPAADGHGPEAFGNKCFAAVRLANGNTLISTGNGHSVIEVTPAKEVVWKLEQNELPGITLAWVTTLEVLPNGQYVIGNCHAGPGQPTLVEIDPKTKKVVWQFDGFEQFGNAMSNSLLLDVDGVRR from the coding sequence GTGCGATACTTTTCCCTACTAGCTCTGTTGTCCGGCTCGCTATACGCATCAGTCTGCTCGGCGGAGGGGCATCGCCTCGCCACGCAGGGTAACGACCGCCTCGCAATCGTCGCCCCCGATGGCTCGATCGAACGCGAGAAGCCGTGGGGCGGGATTCACGACATCCACCGACTGCCGAACGGCCACTTCATGGTCCAGCGGGGCGGGGCGGAGGTCGTCGAGATCGATCCGGCGAATGGTCACATCGTCTGGTCGTACGATTCAGCCAAGCAGGGCGGTAATGATGGCAAGCCGGTCGAGGTTCACTCATTTCAGCCGCTGCCTGACGGCAAGCTGATGATCGCCGAATCAGGCCCCGCGCGGATCATCGAGATCGATCGCGAGGGGAAGATTGAGAAGACCATTCCGCTCAAGGTCGAGCATCCGCACCCGCACACCGACACGCGGCTCGTGCGGAAACTCGACGACGGCCACTACCTCGTTTGCCACGAAGGCGACGGCATGGTGCGCGAGTACGACGGGGACGGGAAGATCGTTTGGGAATACGAGGTTCCCATGTTCGATAAGCCGGCGGCGGACGGGCATGGGCCGGAGGCGTTCGGCAACAAGTGCTTTGCTGCCGTGCGGTTGGCGAACGGTAACACGCTCATCTCGACCGGCAACGGCCACAGCGTCATCGAAGTGACGCCGGCGAAAGAAGTCGTCTGGAAGCTGGAGCAAAACGAACTGCCCGGCATCACGCTCGCCTGGGTGACGACGCTCGAGGTATTGCCGAACGGGCAGTACGTCATCGGCAACTGCCACGCCGGCCCGGGACAGCCGACGCTCGTCGAGATCGATCCCAAGACGAAGAAGGTCGTCTGGCAGTTCGATGGCTTCGAGCAATTCGGCAACGCGATGTCGAATTCGTTGCTGCTCGACGTCGACGGCGTGCGGCGCTAG